One part of the Mytilus trossulus isolate FHL-02 chromosome 11, PNRI_Mtr1.1.1.hap1, whole genome shotgun sequence genome encodes these proteins:
- the LOC134691510 gene encoding uncharacterized protein LOC134691510 translates to MSFGFNRIAHETAATITKVTQGHLSELSGLNVAKKSIPPQHVRENAADYVARSLEKLAYTMSDRASNENLANTLLNAWRDEVLLNFELNDDKQTVHSFHCMAHVLLGFHSYVKPELKQLETKLVEVHGPIGRDSLPVFKFWSKKELVIERVLRTTADVFGPVGDHHGVRDRWESHCSSLGIKSLIGNYKDNRFNALFETAAEVFKHKEDFLVLLDTVKNLNLKLKSVKEDLQSVVVLAMLQCFGLFYLKLTGPYWNLISCGKVAYLELYPHVIAIKSFLENCVEDPALMLNQDCHWSAEDPLQIHIVPHYDIYVASLFTLQEETRQLLFDLIKLVAAGMIKCVDKQLVDFLPGGKLYSADTGIELNRTKFAHVTNLACEHHFGDLDSSQRRRPRTSMHHQA, encoded by the coding sequence ATGAGTTTCGGGTTTAACAGAATCGCACATGAAACTGCAGCAACTATTACCAAGGTGACACAAGGTCATTTGTCGGAGTTATCTGGTTTAAATGTCGCAAAGAAATCTATTCCCCCTCAACACGTAAGAGAAAATGCTGCTGATTATGTTGCTCGTTCACTGGAAAAACTTGCTTACACAATGAGTGATAGAGCTAGCAATGAAAACCTTGCTAACACATTGTTAAATGCATGGCGAGACGAAGTATTGCTGAACTTTGAACTGAATGATGACAAGCAAACTGTTCATAGTTTCCATTGTATGGCACATGTTTTGTTAGGGTTCCATAGTTACGTTAAACCTGAACTTAAACAATTGGAAACGAAACTTGTTGAAGTTCATGGTCCTATTGGAAGAGATTcacttcctgttttcaaattttggaGCAAGAAAGAATTGGTTATTGAACGTGTATTGAGAACAACAGCTGATGTTTTTGGACCTGTAGGTGACCATCATGGTGTACGCGATCGATGGGAATCGCACTGCTCAAGTTTAGGCATAAAATCTCTAATTGGAAACTACAAAGATAATCGCTTCAATGCACTCTTTGAAACTGCTGCTGAGGTATTTAAGCACAAAGAAGACTTTTTGGTGCTTTTGGACACTgtaaaaaatcttaacttaaaACTTAAATCGGTTAAGGAAGATCTCCAATCAGTCGTTGTGTTAGCTATGCTGCAATGTTTTGGACTATTTTACTTAAAACTTACAGGACCATATTGGAATCTTATCTCATGTGGTAAAGTGGCCTATTTAGAACTGTATCCACATGTCATAGCAATCAAGAGTTTCCTTGAAAACTGTGTTGAAGATCCTGCTTTAATGCTAAACCAGGATTGTCATTGGTCTGCTGAAGATCCTCTTCAAATACACATTGTACCTCATTATGATATTTATGTTGCAAGTCTTTTTACCTTGCAAGAAGAAACCCGTCAACTGTTGTTCGATTTGATTAAGCTCGTTGCTGCCGGTATGATTAAATGTGTTGATAAACAACTAGTTGATTTTCTTCCTGGAGGTAAATTATATAGTGCTGATACTGGGATTGAACTAAATCGCACTAAATTTGCCCACGTCACTAATCTAGCTTGTGAACACCATTTTGGTGACCTTGATAGTAGCCAAAGAAGGCGTCCTAGAACATCAATGCACCATCaggcctaa
- the LOC134690461 gene encoding uncharacterized protein LOC134690461, translated as MKLKKKNERLQREISVKQEKLKTQQDTIGYFSIRNINKKEEKARQTAKLLRASKNVIKKQKRLLHKAESELLELGTIKTDNEQLKESVNKLSKTQDLLVYSQKMKLKVQKKVSSLKIQMNRMKVKSEEVKGEIESLKIVLKEKDHQIENLLSDISIMKETANFTIVTRNIDASFTDCVRLCVMELSGLEVAVGKVSPVIQTVCKHLFDIGLDTSQLPSSTTVQSIVDEGHYIAKTFIFEKLDQS; from the coding sequence ATGAAACTTAAGAAAAAGAATGAACGCCTTCAAAGGGAAATAAGCGTAAAAcaggaaaaattaaaaacacaacaGGACACAATAGGATACTTTTCCATCaggaatataaataaaaaagaagaaaaggcAAGACAAACTGCAAAGTTGTTAAGGGCatcaaaaaatgttatcaaaaaacagaaaagactCTTGCATAAAGCTGAAAGTGAATTATTAGAATTAGGGACAATAAAAACTGATAATGAACAATTGAAAGAAAGTGTAAACAAGCTGTCAAAAACACAAGACTTATTGGTATATTCACAAAAGATGAAAttgaaagtacaaaaaaaagtaagctctttgaaaattcaaatgaataGAATGAAAGTAAAATCTGAAGAGGTGAAAGGTGAAATTGAATCgttgaaaattgttttgaaagaaaaggaccatcaaattgaaaatttattatcAGATATAAGCATTATGAAAGAAACGGCAAATTTCACTATTGTCACTAGAAATATAGATGCCAGCTTCACTGATTGTGTCAGACTGTGCGTGATGGAGTTATCTGGATTGGAAGTTGCTGTTGGAAAGGTCTCCCCTGTTATTCAAACAGTATGCAAACATTTATTTGACATTGGTTTAGATACATCTCAGTTGCCTAGTTCAACAACAGTGCAGTCAATTGTTGACGAAGGGCACTATATTgccaaaacatttatatttgaaaaactaGACCAATCTTAA